The following are from one region of the Centroberyx gerrardi isolate f3 chromosome 16, fCenGer3.hap1.cur.20231027, whole genome shotgun sequence genome:
- the LOC139925436 gene encoding uncharacterized protein LOC139925436, which translates to MMEECVTTFETHLTAVMDSLIRASVCEITKLFQETVNDYLVELSLNRKENEALKLRLRLTENKLRNERKYGMGWAANRRSAGLAAAEDGAGGRKKRKVQAARGKSKKGPAAAYGKGWPGGVWEEGGGGGGGAAGGGGGGGGGKEAREMYLIQFPGDEEDEGGMVEDEEGEGSLSGEGEETANIKEEFGHLEGYQPASLRLIKEALKMELPNQNLHTGSRAQSEGDLSDRPPALHPRDREEEEEEEEEWEVGSTEPSEGGMTMDELRGLETALRAERGREQAAMRASGPVTPDPETAPGSEMSLAPKYIGLDGLEQDGELEPEPPTLEREDLLEQGRLKDSLRAGGVGGELRSGWSKRLREGDLAAVMAADDAVEQGGPDELPHLSAPGSVGDSGGEEEGGGDLLHFCPQCGGGFTSEAELEEHPCPLGGAHLQGSGAEDTPFPCASCGNSFSHAWALKNHECACAAERPHCCEICGKRFTHSRSLERHQLVHTGERPHRCPQCGRSFSRLGNLERHQRIHTGERPYGCEACGKRFSRVEYLKRHQLIHSSEKAALQCSHCGRSFSDVEQLKTHQCF; encoded by the exons ATGATGGAGGAATGCGTGACCACCTTCGAGACCCATCTGACGGCCGTGATGGACAGTCTCATCCGGGCCTCGGTGTGCGAGATCACCAAGCTGTTCCAGGAGACGGTGAACGACTACCTGGTGGAGCTGTCCCTCAACAGGAAGGAGAACGAGGCTCTGAAACTCCGGCTGAGGCTGACCGAGAATAAGCTGAGGAACGAGCGCAAGTACGGCATGGGGTGGGCCGCCAACCGCCGCAGTGCCGGGCTGGCGGCGGCGGAGGATGGAGCCGGAGGGCGGAAGAAGCGAAAAGTTCAGGCAGCCC GAGGCAAGTCAAAGAAGGGCCCGGCGGCAGCCTATGGCAAGGGCTGGCCTGGAGGTGTGTGGGAGgaaggaggcggcggcggcggcggcg cagcaggaggaggaggaggtggaggaggggggaaggaggcCAGGGAGATGTACCTCATCCAGTTCCCCGGGGACGAAGAAGATGAGGGAGGGATGGTGGAGGACGAGGAAGGGGAGGGCAGCCTCAgcggagagggggaggagacggCCAACATcaaagaggag TTCGGTCACCTAGAGGGCTATCAACCTGCCTCCCTCCGGCTAATCAAGGAGGCTTTGAAGATGGAACTGCCCAACCAGAACCTCCACACCGGCTCCAGAGCCCAAAGCGAAG GAGATCTGTCAGATCGTCCCCCGGCCCTTCAtccaagagacagagaggaggaggaggaggaggaggaggaatgggagGTGGGCTCAACGGAGCCATCAGAGGGCGGCATGACCATGGACGAGCTGAGGGGTCTGGAGACGGCGCTGAGGGCTGAGAGGGGGCGCGAGCAGGCCGCCATGAGGGCCTCCGGGCCGGTCACCCCTGACCCAGAGACAGCACCGGGCAGTGAGATGAGCTTGGCCCCCAAGTACATCGGCCTGGACGGGCTGGAGCAGGACGGGGAGCTGGAGCCCGAGCCGCCgaccctggagagagaggaccTGCTGGAGCAAGGCAGGCTGAAGGACAGTCTGAGGGCCGGAGGGGTCGGGGGGGAGCTGCGCTCAGGCTGGTCtaagagattgagagaggggGACTTGGCCGCGGTCATGGCTGCAGACGATGCAGTGGAGCAGGGAGGGCCGGACGAGCTGCCCCACCTGTCTGCCCCGGGGAGCGTCGGGGACAgcggaggggaggaagagggaggcgGGGACCTGCTGCACTTCTGCCCCCAGTGCGGAGGAGGCTTCACCTCCGAGGCCGAGCTGGAGGAGCACCCCTGTCCGCTAGGAGGCGCCCATTTACAGGGCAGCGGAGCAGAGGACACCCCTTTCCCCTGCGCCTCGTGCGGCAACTCCTTCAGCCACGCCTGGGCGCTTAAGAACCACGAGTGCGCCTGCGCCGCCGAGCGGCCGCACTGCTGCGAGATCTGCGGGAAGCGCTTCACGCACTCGCGCTCGCTGGAACGCCATCAGCTGGTGCACACGGGCGAGAGGCCGCACCGGTGCCCGCAGTGCGGCCGCAGCTTCAGTCGTCTGGGCAACCTGGAACGGCACCAGCGGATCCACACGGGCGAGCGTCCGTACGGGTGCGAGGCGTGCGGGAAGCGGTTCAGTCGTGTGGAGTATCTAAAGAGACACCAGCTCATTCACAGCAGTGAAAAGGCAGCGCTCCAGTGCTCCCATTGTGGAAGGAGCTTCAGCGATGTGGAGCAGTTGAAAACCCACCAGTGCTTTTAG
- the mif gene encoding macrophage migration inhibitory factor, with translation MPMFMVNTNVAKSDVPPALLSEATEELAKAMGKPAQYIAVHVVPDQMMMFGGKGDPCALCSLHSIGKISGAQNRQYSKLLCGLLNKHLGVSPDRIYINFVDMDAANVAWNNSTFG, from the exons ATGCCGATGTTCATGGTGAACACTAATGTGGCCAAAAGCGACGTCCCGCCCGCGCTGCTGTCCGAGGCCACAGAGGAGCTAGCTAAAGCGATGGGCAAACCTGCACAG TACATCGCTGTGCACGTCGTCCCTGACCAGATGATGATGTTCGGAGGGAAGGGCGACCCCTGCGCCCTCTGCTCCCTGCACAGCATCGGCAAGATCAGCGGCGCTCAGAACAGACAGTACTCTAAACTGCTGTGCGGGCTGCTCAACAAACACCTGGGCGTCTCTCCTGACAG GATCTATATTAACTTTGTGGACATGGATGCAGCCAACGTGGCCTGGAACAACTCTACCTTCGGCTGA
- the LOC139925780 gene encoding uncharacterized protein LOC139925780 yields the protein MSDYLSRGFRAQLTLAMDSVLRTAVFEITRIFENSLHDHQLELVQKGEEISRLQIKLEKVERKLRETEGGGDGRAEKDETQRESEDGPNTPGQTSIIPEIDVEVPDDWCAPLGCDNVAVQPSWTRQEDGVCPSVTLRPLSISLWHIPIIKQEVEDDEFESHQPKAVDNKPRKTSSSGRRLRHIQDQSLPLPVPKRRGRGRPPQRNNAENLLQAIKQEHSHRPVTVGRRRRRRDLLGTEQGNVVTRQSKGRKVPATESAADVKKQETAVNESETYSCKFCDKVFDTEFGRSVHVRSHKKCKGCRKIFPFPSALGVHKRSCRKLKKMIASKNAKAVKPPKPKLESDPEDKATPPSKKPVFVNKKSTPTSDDHSPASLPEDTSTSTKTKRHSCQDCQKKFYSRFTLRDHMRLHTGEKPFACTICPQKFRIKHLLKSHMFKAHREQQTYGEANGELAWTRPLEGSEDNQVDSSLPGQDPSTAAHHNDVQLASSQDKKQTAMVWQTMGTKVSEGFACSVCEKVLSSKYLLIEHFRIHTGEKPISCERCGATFRCRSQMSMHRSKCRGSRMISCQKCKKQFPTQMKYNKHVVEFHKDWPNVCQLCGKGFFTSGRLRNHYDRAHM from the exons ATGTCAGACTACCTGAGCAGAGGGTTCAGGGCACAGCTGACCTTAGCCATGGACTCAGTACTGAGGACAGCTGTGTTTGAAATCACCAGGATCTTTGAGAACAGCCTACATGACCATCAATTGGAGCTGGTacagaaaggagaagagataTCCAGACTACAAATAAAGCtggagaaggtggagaggaaACTGAGGGAAACGGAGGGTGGAGGCGACGGGAGAGCGGAGAAGGACGAAACGCAGAGAGAGTCTGAAGATGGGCCAAACACCCCCGGACAAACTTCCATCATTCCTGAGATTGATGTGGAAG tgCCTGATGACTGGTGTGCTCCCCTGGGCTGTGACAACGTGGCGGTCCAGCCCTCCTGGACCAGGCAGGAGGATGGTGTGTGTCCCAGTGTAACCCTGCGCCCGCTGTCCATCTCTCTGTGGCACATTCCAATCATCAagcaggag GTGGAGGATGATGAATTTGAATCCCACCAGCCAAAAGCTGTCGACAACAAACCCAGGAAAA CTTCCTCATCAGGCAGGCGGCTCAGACACATCCAGGACCAAAGCTTGCCTCTGCCCGTCCCAAAACGCCGCGGTCGAGGTCGGCCACCACAAAGAAACAATGCCGAAAATCTGCTTCAAGCCATTAAACAAGAGCATTCTCACCGACCAGTCACTGTGGGTCGGAGACGGAGGCGGAGAGATTTACTAGGGACAGAACAAGGAAATGTAGTGACGAGACAGAGCAAGGGAAGGAAGGTCCCGGCGACTGAATCTGCCGCAGATGTTAAAAAACAGGAGACGGCGGTGAATGAGAGTGAAACGTATTCCTGCAAGTTCTGCGATAAGGTCTTTGACACGGAGTTTGGCCGAAGTGTACACGTACGATCACACAAGAAGTGCAAAGGGTGCCGAAAGATTTTCCCTTTCCCAAGCGCTCTCGGTGTTCACAAAAGGTCTTGCAGGAAATTAAAGAAAATGATTGCGTCCAAAAACGCCAAGGCTGTCAAACCTCCAAAACCAAAACTTGAGTCCGACCCTGAGGACAAAGCAACCCCACCAAGCAAAAAGCCGGTTTTTGTGAACAAGAAAAGCACGCCTACCTCCGACGACCACAGTCCAGCTTCTCTCCCGGAAGACACATCTACTTCCACGAAAACCAAACGGCACTCCTGCCAAGATTGCCAGAAGAAGTTTTATTCTCGCTTCACACTCAGAGACCACATGCGCCTTCATACTGGTGAGAAGCCATTTGCTTGCACCATATGCCCACAGAAATTCCGCATCAAACATTTGCTGAAATCGCACATGTTCAAAgcccacagagagcagcagacatACGGGGAGGCTAACGGAGAGCTTGCATGGACCAGGCCTCTAGAGGGGTCCGAGGACAATCAAGTGGATTCGAGTTTGCCCGGCCAAGACCCGAGCACAGCAGCTCATCATAACGACGTTCAGTTAGCCAGCAgccaagacaaaaaacaaacggCTATGGTTTGGCAAACCATGGGCACAAAAGTCTCTGAAGGGTTCGCTTGCTCGGTGTGCGAGAAGGTCCTGAGCAGCAAGTACTTACTGATCGAACACTTCCGcatccacacaggggagaagcCCATCAGCTGCGAGAGGTGCGGCGCCACGTTCCGGTGCCGTTCCCAAATGAGCATGCACAGAAGCAAGTGCCGCGGTTCCCGAATGATCTCGTGTCAGAAGTGCAAGAAGCAGTTCCCCACGCAAATGAAGTATAACAAGCACGTGGTGGAGTTTCACAAGGACTGGCCGAACGTCTGCCAGCTCTGTGGCAAAGGCTTCTTCACTTCAGGACGCCTCAGGAACCACTATGATCGTGCCCACATGTAG
- the LOC139925806 gene encoding uncharacterized protein LOC139925806, with protein MESVRSAFHAQLATVMDSLLAAAVCEIAKIFESSLCEQQAELAQKAEEISMLRGKLEKAERRQKGKGGGGGGGGEEGEMSTADREGEGSLRQQTVTGPGLIVGKDMSCHSDPVEGLTQSLRRLKEEATGQDGALVKHERAGSRPTPGSVAVQAPEGSLAAGDQRQIDPLSATQAKAKLSLWDQGSRSADHRPLQEQASTPFLSISQSGRCSPRPDPSLAQPGEWLPGLDTSRGGVSGLESLQAEGTSCSGPASSSTGTDTPCFRPGFVSDETSNEDDDNSFPFLDQEPENQNSNQNPVQGQVAGQREARQDQSQAQSGESPWRPRDDRGGRGPVPQTRRATSFTARDPLRPQSNTQSHTLRHTNALSHPPAPGGGNGRPYTCPYCTKCFTYPSHQRRHLLRHTGVRLHPCQFCDKSFLTPSELTVHTRTHTGERPFGCAQCGKRFARSGNLRAHQRDVHMGKRPFACTECGKRFAHRGNLRVHNHRVHQGDPYYMDDQQEPDMGPNPI; from the exons ATGGAGTCTGTGAGGAGTGCCTTCCATGCTCAGCTGGCCACCGTCATGGACTCGTTGTTGGCAGCTGCTGTATGCGAGATTGCCAAGATCTTTGAGAGCAGCCTGTGTGAGCAGCAGGCGGAGCTGGCGCAGAaggcagaggagatctccatgCTCCGAGGAAAGCtggagaaagcagagaggaggcagaagggaaagggaggaggaggaggaggtggcggcGAGGAAGGGGAGATGTCAAcagcagacagagaaggagagggcaGCCTGAGGCAGCAGACCGTGACAGGACCAG gACTGATTGTGGGGAAGGATATGTCCTGTCATTCAGACCCAGTGGAAGGGCTCACTCAGAGCCTCCGCAGGCTGAAAGAGGAAGCTACAGGCCAGGATGGAGCCTTGGTGAAGCATGAG CGTGCAGGATCCCGGCCCACCCCGGGGTCTGTGGCAGTCCAGGCCCCAGAGGGAAGCCTTGCTGCTGGGGACCAGAGGCAGATAGACCCCCTGTCTGCCACACAGGCCAAGGCTAAAT TATCTCTTTGGGATCAGGGCAGTCGTAGTGCAGACCACAGACCCCTCCAGGAGCAGGCCTCCACCCCTTTTCTGTCTATCTCCCAGAGCGGGCGCTGCTCCCCCAGGCCTGATCCCAGCCTAGCCCAGCCGGGGGAGTGGTTACCCGGGTTGGACACCAGCCGAGGCGGGGTGTCCGGTCTGGAGAGCCTCCAGGCGGAGGGCACCAGCTGCTCTGGTCCCGCCAGCAGCAGCACCGGCACCGACACGCCCTGCTTCCGACCCGGCTTCGTTTCCGACGAGACCAGCAACGAGGACGACGATAACTCTTTCCCTTTCCTGGACCAGGAGCCCGAGAACCAGAACTCCAACCAGAACCCGGTGCAAGGCCAGGTGGCGGGGCAGAGGGAGGCCCGGCAGGATCAGTCCCAAGCCCAGTCTGGCGAATCTCCGTGGAGACCCAGAGACGACAGGGGCGGGAGGGGCCCCGTGCCTCAGACCAGGCGGGCCACTTCCTTCACCGCCAGAGACCCTCTCCGACCGCAGTCCAACACGCAGTCGCACACGCTCCGACACACCAACGCCCTCAGCCACCCTCCAGCCCCCGGCGGAGGGAACGGACGGCCCTACACCTGCCCGTACTGTACCAAGTGTTTCACCTACCCCTCCCACCAGCGCAGGCACCTTTTACGCCACACGGGGGTCAGACTGCACCCCTGTCAGTTCTGCGACAAGAGCTTCCTCACTCCCTCCGAGCTCACCGTGCACACTCGCACGCACACGGGCGAGCGGCCGTTCGGCTGCGCTCAGTGCGGCAAGCGCTTCGCCCGCAGCGGGAACTTGAGAGCCCACCAGCGGGACGTTCACATGGGGAAGAGGCCCTTTGCCTGCACAGAGTGCGGTAAGAGGTTCGCCCACAGGGGGAACCTGAGGGTGCATAACCACAGAGTCCACCAGGGGGACCCCTACTACATGGATGATCAGCAGGAGCCAGACATGGGCCCTAATCCcatttga
- the LOC139925892 gene encoding endonuclease domain-containing 1 protein-like → MPQRNMLQSSKGALLLLLPWLGGLVLGEVGDFSPCLRFFYQSAPPKGIDAEGYQPICQRYRNQYRFASLYHRQRRAPLYSAYILTPAAGKRPVNSWKYEPQLAFSSSSPEMRSFPKRGPISQNVIESQAVLLDYKNSTYTKGHLNPSLHHHTKEDRQATFTLTNVVPQRAGSNSGPWALLEAEVRARLEAFCDGPMFVITGALPYISGERRIKNRVAVPEYMWSAYCCPSYNASLPDSAQPYFPTYAAVGRNDQQSGEEIVQVDPKAKSSVRGYDVRRMPLETLEAILTQRLAMPISLFHGQCQ, encoded by the exons ATGCCACAAAGGAACATGCTGCAATCCTCCAAGGGGGCTCTTCTGCTTCTCTTACCCTGGCTCGGCGGCTTGGTCCTGGGAGAGGTCGGGGacttctctccctgcctccgtTTCTTCTACCAGAGCGCTCCACCGAAGGGCATTGATGCCGAAGGGTACCAGCCCATTTGCCAGCGCTACCGCAACCAGTACCGCTTTGCCAGCCTGTACCACCGGCAGCGTCGCGCACCATTGTACTCTGCCTACATACTCACTCCTGCGGCAGGCAAACGGCCCGTCAACTCTTGGAAGTATGAACCACAG CTGGCGTTCTCCAGTTCCAGCCCAGAGATGCGGTCCTTCCCCAAGCGTGGCCCCATCAGCCAGAATGTGATTGAGAGCCAGGCGGTGCTTCTGGACTACAAAAACTCCACCTACACTAAGGGCCACCTCAACCCCAGCTTGCACCACCACACAAAAGAGGACCGGCAGGCCACCTTCACCCTGACGAACGTCGTCCCCCAGCGGGCGGGGTCCAACTCCGGCCCCTGGGCTTTGCTGGAGGCCGAGGTGAGAGCCAGGCTCGAGGCTTTCTGTGACGGGCCCATGTTTGTGATCACCGGCGCCCTGCCTTACATCTCTGGAGAGCGCCGGATCAAGAACAGAGTGGCGGTGCCCGAGTACATGTGGTCCGCCTACTGCTGCCCATCCTACAATGCCAGCCTTCCCGATTCTGCGCAGCCCTATTTCCCCACGTATGCCGCGGTGGGAAGAAACGACCAGCAGAGCGGGGAGGAGATCGTGCAGGTGGATCCCAAGGCGAAGTCGTCGGTGCGGGGGTACGATGTGAGGCGGATGCCCTTGGAGACCCTGGAGGCTATCCTGACACAAAGGCTGGCCATGCCCATCAGCCTGTTTCATGGGCAGTGTCAGTGA